In Mangifera indica cultivar Alphonso chromosome 1, CATAS_Mindica_2.1, whole genome shotgun sequence, a single genomic region encodes these proteins:
- the LOC123220009 gene encoding endonuclease MutS2 isoform X5, translating to MPLCAVVARSVSVSVFTITTTSISINRSRSKRLRSNFRCFSSFSSNHNKSRALLETLRVLEWDKLCNAVASFARTSLGREATKDQLWCTDQTYQDTLTLQDETNAAVQILKHGACSLDLTGVDLSLVESAVENSRRVLPLRGDEALAVVSLLEFVEKLQLNLKASVKEDAEWYTRFMPLSELIMELVVNRSLIKLIQQAVDEDGSVKDSASPVLRQSRERVQTLERKLFQLMDRLVRDENQGASLLEVSNIDGRWCIKSGGDQLSFKGLLLSSGSSIGSIVEPLSAVPLNDELQQARALAAKAEEDVLLTLTEKMKADLDDIEKILNSVIQLDVINARATYSLSFGGTCPYIFLPEDKDESLTHDANSSGNITSKVSYLKKEWTLYLPKAYHPLLLQQHKQNLQKSRKDVKNATALDLHYSSSRRRKRRGENMAREDRTDINLSLLEKQVTALELNQPVPVDFYIAQKTKVLVITGPNTGGKTICLKTVGLAAMMAKSGLYVLSSESAQVPWLDYVFADIGDDQSLSQSLSTFSGHLKQISDIRLQSTSQSLVLLDEVGAGTNPLEGAALGMSLLESFAETGALLTIATTHHGELKTLKYSNDVFENACMEFDEVNLRPTYKILWGVPGRSNAINIAERLGLPSTVVENARELYGVTSAEINEVIIDMERFKQEFQEVLHEALKRSS from the exons ATGCCTCTGTGTGCAGTTGTTGCTCGCTCCGTCTCCGTCTCCGTCTTCACCATCACCACAACATCAATTTCAATTAACCGGAGCAGAAGCAAAAGATTAAGAAGCAACTTTAGATGTTTTAGCTCTTTTTCATCTAATCACAACAAGTCTAGAGCTCTGCTCGAAACTCTTCGCGTCTTGGAATGGGACAAGCTCTGCAACGCCGTGGCCTCCTTCGCGCGCACTTCTTTAGGCCGGGAAGCCACTAAAGACCAGCTGTGGTGCACCGACCAAACTTATCAAGACACTTTGACGCTTCAAGACGAAACCAATGCCGCCGTTCAAATTCTCAAACACGGCGCCTGCAGTTTGGATTTGACCGGCGTTGACCTCAGTCTTGTCGAGTCGGCCGTAGAGAATTCTCGTAGAGTTCTGCCCTTGCGCGGTGATGAAGCTTTGGCGGTTGTTTCTCTATTGGAGTTTGTGGAAAAATTGCAGCTTAATCTTAAGGCTTCCGTTAAAGAAGATGCTGAGTGGTACACGCGTTTCATGCCTCTTTCTGAATTG ATAATGGAACTTGTTGTGAATAGATCCTTAATTAAGTTGATACAGCAAGCGGTGGATGAAGATGGCTCTGTTAAAGATTCTGCA AGTCCTGTCCTGAGACAATCACGTGAGCGAGTGCAAACTCTTGAAAGAAAG TTATTTCAATTAATGGACAGGTTAGTTAGGGATGAAAATCAGGGAGCATCTCTTCTG GAAGTGAGTAACATTGATGGAAGATGGTGTATAAAGTCAGGGGGTGATCAGCTAAGTTTTAAGGGACTTTTGTTGTCCAG TGGTTCCAGCATAGGAAGCATTGTAGAGCCACTCTCAGCTGTTCCTCTCAATGATGAGTTGCAACAAGCAAGAGCTTTAGCAGCCAAGGCTGAGGAAGATGTGCTTTTGACTTTAACAGAAAAG ATGAAGGCTGATCTTGATGACATTGAAAAGATATTGAACAGTGTAATTCAACTGGATGTG ATCAATGCTCGAGCAACTTATAGTCTTTCGTTTGGGGGCACATGTCCCTATATATTTCTTCCAGAAGATAAGGATGAATCTTTAACTCATGATGCTAATTCATCTGGCAACATAACTTCAAAGGTGTCATATCTCAAAAAGGAATGGACATTATATCTGCCAAAAGCTTATCATCCTTTATTACTTCAGCAACATAAGCAAAATCTGCAGAAGTCCCGGAAGGATGTCAAAAATGCTACTGCT TTGGATTTGCATTACAGTTCTTCTCG GAGGAGAAAACGGCGAGGGGAGAACATGGCACGGGAAGACAGAACAGATATAAATCTTTCATTACTAGAGAAACAG GTCACTGCATTAGAATTGAATCAACCAGTCCCTGTTGATTTTTATATTGCTCAGAAAACAAAAGTTCTGGTCATAACTGGTCCTAATACCGGTGGAAAAACTATTTGCTTAAAGACAGTTGGATTGGCAGCTATGATGGCAAAATCAg GTCTTTATGTGTTATCTTCAGAATCTGCACAAGTTCCCTGGCTTGATTATGTTTTTGCTGATATTGGTGATGATCAGTCCTTGTCACAATCTTTATCTACGTTCTCTGGCCACTTGAAACAAATAAGT GACATACGGTTACAGTCAACAAGCCAATCATTGGTTTTACTTGATGAA GTTGGTGCAGGGACAAATCCACTTGAAGGTGCAGCACTTGGGATGTCGCTGCTAGAATCTTTTGCTGAAACTGGTGCTTTGTTGACAATAGCTACAACTCATCATGGTGAACTTAAAACATTGAAATACAG TAATGATGTCTTTGAGAATGCTTGTATGGAGTTCGATGAAGTTAATTTAAGGCCAACTTACAAGATCCTCTGGGGAGTACCAG GTCGTTCAAATGCAATCAATATAGCTGAAAGATTGGGACTCCCCAGCACAGTTGTTGAAAATGCACGTGAACTATATGGTGTTACTAGTGCAGAGATTAATGAg GTAATAATTGATATGGAAAGGTTCAAGCAAGAATTTCAAGAGGTTTTACATGAG GCTCTCAAGAGATCTTCATGA
- the LOC123220009 gene encoding endonuclease MutS2 isoform X1, with product MPLCAVVARSVSVSVFTITTTSISINRSRSKRLRSNFRCFSSFSSNHNKSRALLETLRVLEWDKLCNAVASFARTSLGREATKDQLWCTDQTYQDTLTLQDETNAAVQILKHGACSLDLTGVDLSLVESAVENSRRVLPLRGDEALAVVSLLEFVEKLQLNLKASVKEDAEWYTRFMPLSELIMELVVNRSLIKLIQQAVDEDGSVKDSASPVLRQSRERVQTLERKLFQLMDRLVRDENQGASLLEVSNIDGRWCIKSGGDQLSFKGLLLSSGSSIGSIVEPLSAVPLNDELQQARALAAKAEEDVLLTLTEKMKADLDDIEKILNSVIQLDVINARATYSLSFGGTCPYIFLPEDKDESLTHDANSSGNITSKVSYLKKEWTLYLPKAYHPLLLQQHKQNLQKSRKDVKNATALDLHYSSSRRRKRRGENMAREDRTDINLSLLEKQVTALELNQPVPVDFYIAQKTKVLVITGPNTGGKTICLKTVGLAAMMAKSGLYVLSSESAQVPWLDYVFADIGDDQSLSQSLSTFSGHLKQISDIRLQSTSQSLVLLDEVGAGTNPLEGAALGMSLLESFAETGALLTIATTHHGELKTLKYSNDVFENACMEFDEVNLRPTYKILWGVPGRSNAINIAERLGLPSTVVENARELYGVTSAEINEVIIDMERFKQEFQEVLHEARNYLMLSRDLHEKLLVIQRKLMEHGTKQRYKKMREVSEAAAMARSIVHKRARQLRALAAQPSQPTKVGKSQHIFVSNSQQTTVKKNEHPTTSSPAIEFIEKSAIVKRSGLPEVGDLVHISSLGKQGKILRVEPSKEELVVQVGNMKLKLKFSDIVT from the exons ATGCCTCTGTGTGCAGTTGTTGCTCGCTCCGTCTCCGTCTCCGTCTTCACCATCACCACAACATCAATTTCAATTAACCGGAGCAGAAGCAAAAGATTAAGAAGCAACTTTAGATGTTTTAGCTCTTTTTCATCTAATCACAACAAGTCTAGAGCTCTGCTCGAAACTCTTCGCGTCTTGGAATGGGACAAGCTCTGCAACGCCGTGGCCTCCTTCGCGCGCACTTCTTTAGGCCGGGAAGCCACTAAAGACCAGCTGTGGTGCACCGACCAAACTTATCAAGACACTTTGACGCTTCAAGACGAAACCAATGCCGCCGTTCAAATTCTCAAACACGGCGCCTGCAGTTTGGATTTGACCGGCGTTGACCTCAGTCTTGTCGAGTCGGCCGTAGAGAATTCTCGTAGAGTTCTGCCCTTGCGCGGTGATGAAGCTTTGGCGGTTGTTTCTCTATTGGAGTTTGTGGAAAAATTGCAGCTTAATCTTAAGGCTTCCGTTAAAGAAGATGCTGAGTGGTACACGCGTTTCATGCCTCTTTCTGAATTG ATAATGGAACTTGTTGTGAATAGATCCTTAATTAAGTTGATACAGCAAGCGGTGGATGAAGATGGCTCTGTTAAAGATTCTGCA AGTCCTGTCCTGAGACAATCACGTGAGCGAGTGCAAACTCTTGAAAGAAAG TTATTTCAATTAATGGACAGGTTAGTTAGGGATGAAAATCAGGGAGCATCTCTTCTG GAAGTGAGTAACATTGATGGAAGATGGTGTATAAAGTCAGGGGGTGATCAGCTAAGTTTTAAGGGACTTTTGTTGTCCAG TGGTTCCAGCATAGGAAGCATTGTAGAGCCACTCTCAGCTGTTCCTCTCAATGATGAGTTGCAACAAGCAAGAGCTTTAGCAGCCAAGGCTGAGGAAGATGTGCTTTTGACTTTAACAGAAAAG ATGAAGGCTGATCTTGATGACATTGAAAAGATATTGAACAGTGTAATTCAACTGGATGTG ATCAATGCTCGAGCAACTTATAGTCTTTCGTTTGGGGGCACATGTCCCTATATATTTCTTCCAGAAGATAAGGATGAATCTTTAACTCATGATGCTAATTCATCTGGCAACATAACTTCAAAGGTGTCATATCTCAAAAAGGAATGGACATTATATCTGCCAAAAGCTTATCATCCTTTATTACTTCAGCAACATAAGCAAAATCTGCAGAAGTCCCGGAAGGATGTCAAAAATGCTACTGCT TTGGATTTGCATTACAGTTCTTCTCG GAGGAGAAAACGGCGAGGGGAGAACATGGCACGGGAAGACAGAACAGATATAAATCTTTCATTACTAGAGAAACAG GTCACTGCATTAGAATTGAATCAACCAGTCCCTGTTGATTTTTATATTGCTCAGAAAACAAAAGTTCTGGTCATAACTGGTCCTAATACCGGTGGAAAAACTATTTGCTTAAAGACAGTTGGATTGGCAGCTATGATGGCAAAATCAg GTCTTTATGTGTTATCTTCAGAATCTGCACAAGTTCCCTGGCTTGATTATGTTTTTGCTGATATTGGTGATGATCAGTCCTTGTCACAATCTTTATCTACGTTCTCTGGCCACTTGAAACAAATAAGT GACATACGGTTACAGTCAACAAGCCAATCATTGGTTTTACTTGATGAA GTTGGTGCAGGGACAAATCCACTTGAAGGTGCAGCACTTGGGATGTCGCTGCTAGAATCTTTTGCTGAAACTGGTGCTTTGTTGACAATAGCTACAACTCATCATGGTGAACTTAAAACATTGAAATACAG TAATGATGTCTTTGAGAATGCTTGTATGGAGTTCGATGAAGTTAATTTAAGGCCAACTTACAAGATCCTCTGGGGAGTACCAG GTCGTTCAAATGCAATCAATATAGCTGAAAGATTGGGACTCCCCAGCACAGTTGTTGAAAATGCACGTGAACTATATGGTGTTACTAGTGCAGAGATTAATGAg GTAATAATTGATATGGAAAGGTTCAAGCAAGAATTTCAAGAGGTTTTACATGAGGCAAGAAATTATCTAAT GCTCTCAAGAGATCTTCATGAAAAACTTTTGGTCATTCAAAGGAAGCTCATGGAACATGGTACTAAGCAAAGATATAAAAAGATGAGAGAAGTATCTGAGGCTGCAGCAATGGCCCGTTCTATAGTTCACAAGAGAGCACGGCAACTTCGTGCCTTGGCAGCTCAACCTTCTCAGCCCACTAAAGTAGGTAAAAGCCAGCACATATTTGTTAGTAATTCCCAGCAAACCACTGTCAAGAAAAATGAGCATCCTACAACGAGTTCACCTGccattgaatttattgaaaaatcagCAATAG TAAAGAGGAGTGGACTTCCTGAGGTTGGTGATTTGGTCCATATTTCTTCCCTGGGAAAGCAAGGGAAAATTCTAAGAGTAGAACCATCAAAAGAAGAACTAGTAGTACAAGTTGGCAACATGAAGttaaagttgaaattttctGACATTGTGACCTAA
- the LOC123220009 gene encoding endonuclease MutS2 isoform X3, whose protein sequence is MPLCAVVARSVSVSVFTITTTSISINRSRSKRLRSNFRCFSSFSSNHNKSRALLETLRVLEWDKLCNAVASFARTSLGREATKDQLWCTDQTYQDTLTLQDETNAAVQILKHGACSLDLTGVDLSLVESAVENSRRVLPLRGDEALAVVSLLEFVEKLQLNLKASVKEDAEWYTRFMPLSELIMELVVNRSLIKLIQQAVDEDGSVKDSASPVLRQSRERVQTLERKLFQLMDRLVRDENQGASLLEVSNIDGRWCIKSGGDQLSFKGLLLSSGSSIGSIVEPLSAVPLNDELQQARALAAKAEEDVLLTLTEKMKADLDDIEKILNSVIQLDVVSYLKKEWTLYLPKAYHPLLLQQHKQNLQKSRKDVKNATALDLHYSSSRRRKRRGENMAREDRTDINLSLLEKQVTALELNQPVPVDFYIAQKTKVLVITGPNTGGKTICLKTVGLAAMMAKSGLYVLSSESAQVPWLDYVFADIGDDQSLSQSLSTFSGHLKQISDIRLQSTSQSLVLLDEVGAGTNPLEGAALGMSLLESFAETGALLTIATTHHGELKTLKYSNDVFENACMEFDEVNLRPTYKILWGVPGRSNAINIAERLGLPSTVVENARELYGVTSAEINEVIIDMERFKQEFQEVLHEARNYLMLSRDLHEKLLVIQRKLMEHGTKQRYKKMREVSEAAAMARSIVHKRARQLRALAAQPSQPTKVGKSQHIFVSNSQQTTVKKNEHPTTSSPAIEFIEKSAIVKRSGLPEVGDLVHISSLGKQGKILRVEPSKEELVVQVGNMKLKLKFSDIVT, encoded by the exons ATGCCTCTGTGTGCAGTTGTTGCTCGCTCCGTCTCCGTCTCCGTCTTCACCATCACCACAACATCAATTTCAATTAACCGGAGCAGAAGCAAAAGATTAAGAAGCAACTTTAGATGTTTTAGCTCTTTTTCATCTAATCACAACAAGTCTAGAGCTCTGCTCGAAACTCTTCGCGTCTTGGAATGGGACAAGCTCTGCAACGCCGTGGCCTCCTTCGCGCGCACTTCTTTAGGCCGGGAAGCCACTAAAGACCAGCTGTGGTGCACCGACCAAACTTATCAAGACACTTTGACGCTTCAAGACGAAACCAATGCCGCCGTTCAAATTCTCAAACACGGCGCCTGCAGTTTGGATTTGACCGGCGTTGACCTCAGTCTTGTCGAGTCGGCCGTAGAGAATTCTCGTAGAGTTCTGCCCTTGCGCGGTGATGAAGCTTTGGCGGTTGTTTCTCTATTGGAGTTTGTGGAAAAATTGCAGCTTAATCTTAAGGCTTCCGTTAAAGAAGATGCTGAGTGGTACACGCGTTTCATGCCTCTTTCTGAATTG ATAATGGAACTTGTTGTGAATAGATCCTTAATTAAGTTGATACAGCAAGCGGTGGATGAAGATGGCTCTGTTAAAGATTCTGCA AGTCCTGTCCTGAGACAATCACGTGAGCGAGTGCAAACTCTTGAAAGAAAG TTATTTCAATTAATGGACAGGTTAGTTAGGGATGAAAATCAGGGAGCATCTCTTCTG GAAGTGAGTAACATTGATGGAAGATGGTGTATAAAGTCAGGGGGTGATCAGCTAAGTTTTAAGGGACTTTTGTTGTCCAG TGGTTCCAGCATAGGAAGCATTGTAGAGCCACTCTCAGCTGTTCCTCTCAATGATGAGTTGCAACAAGCAAGAGCTTTAGCAGCCAAGGCTGAGGAAGATGTGCTTTTGACTTTAACAGAAAAG ATGAAGGCTGATCTTGATGACATTGAAAAGATATTGAACAGTGTAATTCAACTGGATGTG GTGTCATATCTCAAAAAGGAATGGACATTATATCTGCCAAAAGCTTATCATCCTTTATTACTTCAGCAACATAAGCAAAATCTGCAGAAGTCCCGGAAGGATGTCAAAAATGCTACTGCT TTGGATTTGCATTACAGTTCTTCTCG GAGGAGAAAACGGCGAGGGGAGAACATGGCACGGGAAGACAGAACAGATATAAATCTTTCATTACTAGAGAAACAG GTCACTGCATTAGAATTGAATCAACCAGTCCCTGTTGATTTTTATATTGCTCAGAAAACAAAAGTTCTGGTCATAACTGGTCCTAATACCGGTGGAAAAACTATTTGCTTAAAGACAGTTGGATTGGCAGCTATGATGGCAAAATCAg GTCTTTATGTGTTATCTTCAGAATCTGCACAAGTTCCCTGGCTTGATTATGTTTTTGCTGATATTGGTGATGATCAGTCCTTGTCACAATCTTTATCTACGTTCTCTGGCCACTTGAAACAAATAAGT GACATACGGTTACAGTCAACAAGCCAATCATTGGTTTTACTTGATGAA GTTGGTGCAGGGACAAATCCACTTGAAGGTGCAGCACTTGGGATGTCGCTGCTAGAATCTTTTGCTGAAACTGGTGCTTTGTTGACAATAGCTACAACTCATCATGGTGAACTTAAAACATTGAAATACAG TAATGATGTCTTTGAGAATGCTTGTATGGAGTTCGATGAAGTTAATTTAAGGCCAACTTACAAGATCCTCTGGGGAGTACCAG GTCGTTCAAATGCAATCAATATAGCTGAAAGATTGGGACTCCCCAGCACAGTTGTTGAAAATGCACGTGAACTATATGGTGTTACTAGTGCAGAGATTAATGAg GTAATAATTGATATGGAAAGGTTCAAGCAAGAATTTCAAGAGGTTTTACATGAGGCAAGAAATTATCTAAT GCTCTCAAGAGATCTTCATGAAAAACTTTTGGTCATTCAAAGGAAGCTCATGGAACATGGTACTAAGCAAAGATATAAAAAGATGAGAGAAGTATCTGAGGCTGCAGCAATGGCCCGTTCTATAGTTCACAAGAGAGCACGGCAACTTCGTGCCTTGGCAGCTCAACCTTCTCAGCCCACTAAAGTAGGTAAAAGCCAGCACATATTTGTTAGTAATTCCCAGCAAACCACTGTCAAGAAAAATGAGCATCCTACAACGAGTTCACCTGccattgaatttattgaaaaatcagCAATAG TAAAGAGGAGTGGACTTCCTGAGGTTGGTGATTTGGTCCATATTTCTTCCCTGGGAAAGCAAGGGAAAATTCTAAGAGTAGAACCATCAAAAGAAGAACTAGTAGTACAAGTTGGCAACATGAAGttaaagttgaaattttctGACATTGTGACCTAA
- the LOC123220009 gene encoding endonuclease MutS2 isoform X4, whose product MPLCAVVARSVSVSVFTITTTSISINRSRSKRLRSNFRCFSSFSSNHNKSRALLETLRVLEWDKLCNAVASFARTSLGREATKDQLWCTDQTYQDTLTLQDETNAAVQILKHGACSLDLTGVDLSLVESAVENSRRVLPLRGDEALAVVSLLEFVEKLQLNLKASVKEDAEWYTRFMPLSELIMELVVNRSLIKLIQQAVDEDGSVKDSASPVLRQSRERVQTLERKLFQLMDRLVRDENQGASLLEVSNIDGRWCIKSGGDQLSFKGLLLSSGSSIGSIVEPLSAVPLNDELQQARALAAKAEEDVLLTLTEKMKADLDDIEKILNSVIQLDVVSYLKKEWTLYLPKAYHPLLLQQHKQNLQKSRKDVKNATAEIRRRKRRGENMAREDRTDINLSLLEKQVTALELNQPVPVDFYIAQKTKVLVITGPNTGGKTICLKTVGLAAMMAKSGLYVLSSESAQVPWLDYVFADIGDDQSLSQSLSTFSGHLKQISDIRLQSTSQSLVLLDEVGAGTNPLEGAALGMSLLESFAETGALLTIATTHHGELKTLKYSNDVFENACMEFDEVNLRPTYKILWGVPGRSNAINIAERLGLPSTVVENARELYGVTSAEINEVIIDMERFKQEFQEVLHEARNYLMLSRDLHEKLLVIQRKLMEHGTKQRYKKMREVSEAAAMARSIVHKRARQLRALAAQPSQPTKVGKSQHIFVSNSQQTTVKKNEHPTTSSPAIEFIEKSAIVKRSGLPEVGDLVHISSLGKQGKILRVEPSKEELVVQVGNMKLKLKFSDIVT is encoded by the exons ATGCCTCTGTGTGCAGTTGTTGCTCGCTCCGTCTCCGTCTCCGTCTTCACCATCACCACAACATCAATTTCAATTAACCGGAGCAGAAGCAAAAGATTAAGAAGCAACTTTAGATGTTTTAGCTCTTTTTCATCTAATCACAACAAGTCTAGAGCTCTGCTCGAAACTCTTCGCGTCTTGGAATGGGACAAGCTCTGCAACGCCGTGGCCTCCTTCGCGCGCACTTCTTTAGGCCGGGAAGCCACTAAAGACCAGCTGTGGTGCACCGACCAAACTTATCAAGACACTTTGACGCTTCAAGACGAAACCAATGCCGCCGTTCAAATTCTCAAACACGGCGCCTGCAGTTTGGATTTGACCGGCGTTGACCTCAGTCTTGTCGAGTCGGCCGTAGAGAATTCTCGTAGAGTTCTGCCCTTGCGCGGTGATGAAGCTTTGGCGGTTGTTTCTCTATTGGAGTTTGTGGAAAAATTGCAGCTTAATCTTAAGGCTTCCGTTAAAGAAGATGCTGAGTGGTACACGCGTTTCATGCCTCTTTCTGAATTG ATAATGGAACTTGTTGTGAATAGATCCTTAATTAAGTTGATACAGCAAGCGGTGGATGAAGATGGCTCTGTTAAAGATTCTGCA AGTCCTGTCCTGAGACAATCACGTGAGCGAGTGCAAACTCTTGAAAGAAAG TTATTTCAATTAATGGACAGGTTAGTTAGGGATGAAAATCAGGGAGCATCTCTTCTG GAAGTGAGTAACATTGATGGAAGATGGTGTATAAAGTCAGGGGGTGATCAGCTAAGTTTTAAGGGACTTTTGTTGTCCAG TGGTTCCAGCATAGGAAGCATTGTAGAGCCACTCTCAGCTGTTCCTCTCAATGATGAGTTGCAACAAGCAAGAGCTTTAGCAGCCAAGGCTGAGGAAGATGTGCTTTTGACTTTAACAGAAAAG ATGAAGGCTGATCTTGATGACATTGAAAAGATATTGAACAGTGTAATTCAACTGGATGTG GTGTCATATCTCAAAAAGGAATGGACATTATATCTGCCAAAAGCTTATCATCCTTTATTACTTCAGCAACATAAGCAAAATCTGCAGAAGTCCCGGAAGGATGTCAAAAATGCTACTGCT GAAATCAGGAGGAGAAAACGGCGAGGGGAGAACATGGCACGGGAAGACAGAACAGATATAAATCTTTCATTACTAGAGAAACAG GTCACTGCATTAGAATTGAATCAACCAGTCCCTGTTGATTTTTATATTGCTCAGAAAACAAAAGTTCTGGTCATAACTGGTCCTAATACCGGTGGAAAAACTATTTGCTTAAAGACAGTTGGATTGGCAGCTATGATGGCAAAATCAg GTCTTTATGTGTTATCTTCAGAATCTGCACAAGTTCCCTGGCTTGATTATGTTTTTGCTGATATTGGTGATGATCAGTCCTTGTCACAATCTTTATCTACGTTCTCTGGCCACTTGAAACAAATAAGT GACATACGGTTACAGTCAACAAGCCAATCATTGGTTTTACTTGATGAA GTTGGTGCAGGGACAAATCCACTTGAAGGTGCAGCACTTGGGATGTCGCTGCTAGAATCTTTTGCTGAAACTGGTGCTTTGTTGACAATAGCTACAACTCATCATGGTGAACTTAAAACATTGAAATACAG TAATGATGTCTTTGAGAATGCTTGTATGGAGTTCGATGAAGTTAATTTAAGGCCAACTTACAAGATCCTCTGGGGAGTACCAG GTCGTTCAAATGCAATCAATATAGCTGAAAGATTGGGACTCCCCAGCACAGTTGTTGAAAATGCACGTGAACTATATGGTGTTACTAGTGCAGAGATTAATGAg GTAATAATTGATATGGAAAGGTTCAAGCAAGAATTTCAAGAGGTTTTACATGAGGCAAGAAATTATCTAAT GCTCTCAAGAGATCTTCATGAAAAACTTTTGGTCATTCAAAGGAAGCTCATGGAACATGGTACTAAGCAAAGATATAAAAAGATGAGAGAAGTATCTGAGGCTGCAGCAATGGCCCGTTCTATAGTTCACAAGAGAGCACGGCAACTTCGTGCCTTGGCAGCTCAACCTTCTCAGCCCACTAAAGTAGGTAAAAGCCAGCACATATTTGTTAGTAATTCCCAGCAAACCACTGTCAAGAAAAATGAGCATCCTACAACGAGTTCACCTGccattgaatttattgaaaaatcagCAATAG TAAAGAGGAGTGGACTTCCTGAGGTTGGTGATTTGGTCCATATTTCTTCCCTGGGAAAGCAAGGGAAAATTCTAAGAGTAGAACCATCAAAAGAAGAACTAGTAGTACAAGTTGGCAACATGAAGttaaagttgaaattttctGACATTGTGACCTAA